A window of the Harmonia axyridis chromosome 5, icHarAxyr1.1, whole genome shotgun sequence genome harbors these coding sequences:
- the LOC123680887 gene encoding uncharacterized protein LOC123680887, translating to MDKVRNNVIREIMGIDVDIIETIECKRLKWYGHVERMNDRRWPKRLLQWKPTNRRKRGRPRRSWRQEVDCALEDRGLQPDDWNDCKRWRLGCEKRRQLYQIRCIYII from the coding sequence ATGGACAAGGTGAGAAATAATGTTATCAGGGAGATAATGGGTATAGATGTTGACATCATAGAAACCATTGAATGCAAAAGGCTTAAATGGTATGGCCATGTCGAGAGGATGAATGATCGAAGATGGCCAAAACGATTGTTGCAGTGGAAACCCACCAACCGTAGGAAAAGGGGAAGACCGAGAAGGTCCTGGAGACAGGAGGTAGACTGTGCGTTGGAGGATAGAGGTCTACAACCAGATGACTGGAATGATTGCAAGCGTTGGAGGCTAGGATGCGAGAAACGGCGACAGCTGTATCAAATTCGTTGTATATATATAATATGA